A single genomic interval of Nomascus leucogenys isolate Asia chromosome 3, Asia_NLE_v1, whole genome shotgun sequence harbors:
- the LOC100606423 gene encoding putative uncharacterized protein encoded by LINC00242, producing the protein MMPRHLLPHSGITSLQRIPRRRLPSRRREDFRPCLSLSFVNADKHGDPTGQASPAVPVPHFTTWGSLVPIDSQRNKERTRFTWMDGPPHGGLGNRFSGRGSASLAAPPGRCLTRERHPVPRQRKCKRQHRAGRKPHCGTRSAAPRNPKPIPRRSFSAKSLKNKTRNGLHRYPL; encoded by the coding sequence ATGATGCCCCGGCACCTCCTTCCTCACTCGGGGATCACTTCCCTGCAGCGCATTCCCAGACGCAGGCTTCCCTCACGGAGGCGGGAAGATTTCAGGCCATGTCTGTCCTTGTCTTTTGTCAACGCGGACAAGCATGGAGACCCCACTGGTCAGGCGAGCCCCGCGGTCCCTGTTCCTCACTTCACCACCTGGGGAAGCCTGGTCCCCATCGATTCGCAAAGGAACAAGGAAAGAACGCGTTTTACCTGGATGGATGGTCCCCCTCACGGTGGCCTTGGAAACCGCTTCAGCGGGAGAGGCAGCGCGTCGCTCGCGGCTCCCCCGGGCCGCTGCCTTACCCGGGAGCGCCACCCCGTGCCGCGCCAGAGGAAGTGCAAGCGCCAGCACCGCGCTGGCCGAAAGCCACACTGTGGGACCCGCAGCGCAGCTCCAAGAAATCCAAAGCCCATTCCCAGGAGGAGCTTCTCCGCCaaatcattgaaaaataaaacgAGAAATGGTCTCCACCGGTATCCCCTTTAG